In Catenulispora sp. GP43, the DNA window CAGGTCCTGGGAGGCGGCGTGCAGCACCCACTCGGCGCCGGCCAGGGCCGGGCCGTCGCCGGCCAGGGCCGACAGGTCCGGGCAGGCGATCGGGTCGATCAGGAACGTGCCGGCGCCCTGGCGGCGTATCTGGACCAGGTAGGCGCGCTGGCTGTACTTGTAGCCGCTGGCCCGCTCGGCGTCCACGGCGACCGGGCCGGTGCCGGCCGCCAGCGCCTCGACGGCGGCGGCCAGCGCGGCCGCGGTGTCGGTGACCGGCGGCAGGCCGTCGCGCGGTTCCAGCAGCGGGACCAGGCCGAGCGGAGCTTCGACTGCCGACTGGAGCGGCTCGGGGCTCGCCGGTCCGCCCGGCGTACTGGAACTCGTCACGCCCTTACAGTAACGACCGCCGTCAGTGAATGGTCCCGCCGCGCAGCGCGACCGCGACCATGCCGGCCCGGTCGCCCGTGCCCAGCTTGCGGGCGATGCGCGCCAGGTGGCTCTTCACGGTGAGCGCCGACAGGCCCATCGCCTGCCCGATGGCCTTGTTCGAGCGGCCGTCGGCGACCAGCCGCAGCACCTCGATCTCGCGGGCCGACAGGTCGCGGCAGCCGGCGTGCGCGGCCTGCGCGGCGCCGTTGGCCCCGGCCAGGGCGGCGGCGCCCGGTGGCAGGCCGCCGGCCGGGCGGACCCGGTTGGCGCTGGCGGCGTGGACGCCGGTCAGCCCCGGGCGGCCGGCGGCGACCGGGCGCGCTCCGGTGATGACGAACCCGCGCACGCCGGAGGCCAGGGCGGCCCGGACCGCGCCGGCGTCGTCGGCGGCCGACACGGCCAGGCCGCCGGCCCAGCCCGCGGCCCGCATCTCGGCCAGTAGCTGAAGTCCTGAGCCGTCGGGCAGATGGATGTCCACGACGGCCAGATCGCGCGTGGCGGACATCCGGCTGCGCGCCTCGGCGGCGGTCTGCGCCTCGAGCACGTCGCGGACGCCGAGCGCCCACAGGTGCCGGGTCACCGACTGGCGTACGCGGGGGTCGGCCACGACGACCATCGCGGTCAGGCGCGCCGGCCGGTATGCGATCAGGTTGGCGGTGTTGTCGACGAGTACCGACACCGAACCTCCTCCTGGGGGTGCTGCGAGCTTGTGCTCAGGCGCCGCGTCCGCCGGTAGCGGATCGGTCCATTCAGGTCATCGGCAGATCAAGCAGGCACCTTTAGGGCTAATGCTCGCAAGTTCACAGAACGGGACGGGGTCGGGCATATGATTATCGGAAAATGCGCTCTGACCTGCGGTGATATCACTTGTCCGGGAAAGTCGTCACGCGGGGCCAATGGTCGCTACGCACCGTCACCGACGCGGTCCGCAAGCGTCGGACGTGCAGTTCCGCGACCGATGGGGCGCGACGGGCCGAAGGGGCCGAGGGCTGGGCCGTCCGGTGGAACCGGCTGCGCCGATCAGGTGACCACCACGTAACGCAATGAAGCCGGAGCGTCCGGCGGTCACGAAGTAGCAGAAGTGTTCGAAGCTACCGGGGGGACTGGAGTCGCGGGTCCGCCGTCACCGGCGCGAGCCAGCCGGCGGCAGGTTCGCCACGCCCTCGTACTCCGGCGGCAGGCCCGCGCACATCATCATCAGAGCGCACCACGCCTGAAGATGCGCGCCGAAATCGATGCCGTCGCCGCCGCCCTCGGGCCCGGGGACCGGCGTCCAGGACGCCCGCACCTCCACCGCCGTGGTCGCCGGCCGGCCGGACAGCCCGCCGAAGCCGCGCGAGGACGAGCGGGAGACCGTGCCGCCCTCGGCGGTGAACGGCGCGCCGTGCTCGGCCAGCGCGTCCAGCAGCCAGGACCAGGCGACCTCGGCCAGCAGCGGGTCCTCGGCGATCTCCGCCTCCAGGTCCGCCTCGACCAGCACCACGAACCGCCACGCGCCGCGCCACTCCTCGAAGCCGCCGGGGCGGTGCAGCAGCACCAGGCGGCCGGTGGCCAGGTCCTCCTCGCCGCCATCCTGGTCGACGCCAGCCTGGTCGACGCCGGCCTGACCGGTGCGGACGACGGCTCCGCCGACGGCGTACGCGAAGGGGGCCAGGTTCACCGGGGAGGGCAGCGGGTCGAGCTCGATCGCGGCCGGCAAGGGCGCCGCCGTCAAGGCGGCGACGGCCTCCGCGAACTCCCGCGGGTCGTCCGCGCGGCTGGGTGCCATGGGTGAAGCGTACGCCGCCGCGCCGCGGGCCCGAGGGGAGGCGCGCTGGCA includes these proteins:
- a CDS encoding LuxR C-terminal-related transcriptional regulator; the encoded protein is MSVLVDNTANLIAYRPARLTAMVVVADPRVRQSVTRHLWALGVRDVLEAQTAAEARSRMSATRDLAVVDIHLPDGSGLQLLAEMRAAGWAGGLAVSAADDAGAVRAALASGVRGFVITGARPVAAGRPGLTGVHAASANRVRPAGGLPPGAAALAGANGAAQAAHAGCRDLSAREIEVLRLVADGRSNKAIGQAMGLSALTVKSHLARIARKLGTGDRAGMVAVALRGGTIH
- a CDS encoding DUF3000 domain-containing protein: MAPSRADDPREFAEAVAALTAAPLPAAIELDPLPSPVNLAPFAYAVGGAVVRTGQAGVDQAGVDQDGGEEDLATGRLVLLHRPGGFEEWRGAWRFVVLVEADLEAEIAEDPLLAEVAWSWLLDALAEHGAPFTAEGGTVSRSSSRGFGGLSGRPATTAVEVRASWTPVPGPEGGGDGIDFGAHLQAWCALMMMCAGLPPEYEGVANLPPAGSRR